Proteins encoded by one window of Rhodobacteraceae bacterium IMCC1335:
- the greA gene encoding transcription elongation factor GreA encodes MEKIPMTRAGYDALEAELKQLKSVERHAIVKAIAEAREHGDLSENAEYHSAREKQSFIEGRIKELEGILSLTEVLDPSKMSGTIKFGATVTLIDEDTDEEHTWQIVGEHEASIENGLLNIKSPIARALIGKEEGDSVDVKTPGGGKSYEVIDVKFI; translated from the coding sequence ATGGAAAAGATACCTATGACCCGGGCGGGCTATGATGCGCTTGAGGCGGAATTGAAGCAGTTAAAATCTGTTGAGCGACATGCCATCGTGAAAGCCATCGCAGAGGCGCGCGAACACGGAGATCTATCTGAAAACGCTGAATACCATTCTGCGCGGGAAAAACAGAGCTTTATCGAAGGCCGGATCAAAGAGCTCGAGGGCATTTTATCTTTGACGGAGGTTTTGGACCCGAGCAAAATGTCTGGTACGATTAAGTTTGGGGCCACCGTCACTTTGATCGATGAAGACACAGATGAAGAACATACTTGGCAAATTGTAGGCGAACATGAGGCGAGCATCGAAAATGGTCTGTTAAATATCAAATCTCCAATCGCACGGGCCTTGATCGGCAAAGAAGAAGGCGACAGCGTCGATGTAAAAACTCCCGGCGGTGGAAAATCCTACGAAGTGATCGACGTTAAATTCATTTAA
- a CDS encoding molybdopterin molybdenumtransferase MoeA (is involved in the formation of active molybdenum cofactor and the chelation of molybdenum) has translation MLSPPPLRNDCFALPEGVDWMPVSLALERLKERMQCCVKVQTLPLDQALGAFLVQEVSAPNAHPPHANAAVDGYGFDGRLSQEAGALHMPLAQGRAAAGHPFDGALPYGEALRVLTGAPLPAGVDTVILQEDVSSDGERIAFNGPLKRGANTRNAGEDVTQGTKLFSAGHRLEVGDLALLASVGVGQVLVFQRLKIGILSTGDELQEIGQPLAQGQIFDANRPMLLALIDRLGYQAIDLGRASDERDHLRAILDAAAQSCDVMLSTGGASDGDEDHMSGLLNEADSLAIWRVAVKPGRPIAMGVWNAMPVFGLPGNPVAALVCALIFASPALRVLAGGGWVSPQPFLVPAGFRKTKKPGRVEYLRARIEAGRVVIFPSEGSGRVSGLSWAQGLVELGAGAQEINAGDPVRYLPFSSFRA, from the coding sequence ATGTTAAGCCCTCCGCCCTTGCGCAATGATTGTTTTGCCCTGCCAGAGGGTGTTGATTGGATGCCTGTATCGCTTGCCTTGGAGCGGTTGAAAGAACGGATGCAATGCTGCGTTAAGGTTCAAACCTTACCCCTCGATCAAGCGCTCGGGGCGTTTCTAGTGCAGGAGGTCAGCGCTCCAAATGCCCATCCACCGCATGCTAATGCGGCGGTAGACGGGTATGGCTTTGATGGTCGGCTGAGCCAAGAGGCCGGCGCGCTGCACATGCCTTTGGCCCAAGGCCGCGCCGCTGCAGGGCACCCATTTGACGGCGCGCTGCCCTATGGCGAGGCCTTGCGGGTGTTGACTGGGGCGCCACTGCCCGCCGGCGTCGATACTGTTATCCTGCAAGAAGATGTGAGCAGCGATGGCGAAAGAATTGCCTTTAACGGCCCTTTGAAACGTGGCGCCAATACCCGCAATGCAGGAGAGGATGTGACGCAAGGCACGAAACTTTTCAGCGCTGGACACCGCCTCGAAGTAGGTGATTTGGCGCTTCTGGCCTCGGTTGGGGTGGGGCAGGTGCTGGTGTTTCAACGTTTGAAAATCGGTATTCTGTCCACCGGGGATGAGCTTCAAGAGATCGGGCAACCGCTTGCGCAGGGTCAAATCTTTGACGCCAATCGGCCGATGTTATTGGCGTTGATCGACCGGCTTGGCTATCAAGCGATTGATCTGGGGCGCGCCTCAGATGAGCGCGATCACTTGCGCGCTATTTTGGACGCGGCCGCCCAAAGCTGCGATGTTATGCTCAGCACGGGCGGCGCGTCAGATGGGGATGAAGATCATATGTCGGGCCTGTTAAATGAGGCAGATAGTCTGGCTATTTGGCGGGTCGCGGTAAAGCCAGGCCGGCCCATAGCAATGGGGGTTTGGAACGCGATGCCGGTGTTCGGTCTGCCGGGCAATCCGGTTGCGGCTTTGGTCTGTGCCTTGATTTTTGCTTCACCCGCGCTGCGGGTGCTTGCAGGGGGGGGCTGGGTGTCACCGCAGCCTTTTCTCGTGCCGGCCGGTTTTCGTAAAACCAAAAAACCGGGCCGGGTTGAATATCTTCGGGCCCGGATAGAAGCGGGGCGGGTTGTTATATTCCCATCCGAAGGTTCGGGGCGTGTAAGCGGTTTGAGTTGGGCGCAGGGTTTGGTCGAACTTGGCGCGGGCGCACAAGAGATTAACGCGGGAGACCCCGTGCGATATCTTCCTTTTTCGAGCTTTCGCGCCTAA
- a CDS encoding molybdopterin guanine dinucleotide synthesis — protein sequence MSFDTVIAVDWSARSSLSPRRPVADAIFICCKHRAEQPEHPLYFRGRASALAYLYDLLERALNRAARVLIGFDFGFGYPRGFAKALTGSDSALAVWNWLAERIEDRPDNSNNRFQVAAEINNRFPGIGPFWGAPAGQTYAGLPHRGSLRVGHGLPDLRLTEQASGSAQSAWKLFTTGAVGSQTLLGISHLAGLRHWLGKRGGVWPFETQAKQSSASVILTEIYPSLLSIPSAESLTAAYPDEPYHVLDARQVWAACNFMSSLTDRSQNAASALSEMVAAVPKPVLKEEGWIFGLSAQGAIGC from the coding sequence GTGAGCTTTGATACGGTGATTGCCGTGGATTGGTCGGCGCGCTCTTCCTTATCGCCGCGGCGCCCTGTTGCAGATGCAATCTTCATATGTTGCAAACATCGCGCAGAGCAGCCCGAGCATCCCCTGTATTTTCGGGGGCGCGCCTCTGCTCTGGCCTATCTTTATGATCTGTTGGAGCGCGCGTTAAACCGGGCTGCGCGCGTTTTGATCGGGTTTGATTTTGGCTTTGGATATCCGCGTGGCTTTGCAAAAGCCCTGACCGGCTCAGACAGCGCATTGGCCGTTTGGAACTGGTTGGCCGAACGGATTGAGGATCGCCCTGATAATTCAAATAATCGATTTCAGGTGGCTGCGGAAATCAATAATCGGTTCCCAGGAATAGGGCCGTTTTGGGGTGCGCCTGCGGGGCAAACTTACGCCGGCCTTCCGCATCGCGGCAGCCTGCGGGTTGGGCATGGCTTGCCTGATTTGCGCCTTACAGAGCAAGCCTCGGGCAGTGCGCAAAGCGCGTGGAAGTTGTTCACCACCGGCGCGGTCGGATCGCAAACATTGCTGGGGATAAGCCATTTGGCAGGCTTGCGGCATTGGCTTGGCAAACGCGGGGGCGTTTGGCCTTTTGAAACGCAGGCAAAGCAAAGCTCAGCTTCCGTTATATTGACGGAAATTTATCCATCATTGCTCTCTATCCCCTCGGCTGAAAGCCTCACTGCCGCGTATCCCGATGAACCCTATCATGTGCTAGATGCCCGACAAGTTTGGGCCGCTTGCAATTTTATGAGCAGCCTAACCGATAGGTCCCAAAATGCGGCCTCCGCCCTGTCCGAAATGGTGGCGGCTGTGCCAAAGCCGGTTCTAAAAGAAGAGGGCTGGATTTTTGGCCTTTCGGCACAGGGGGCGATAGGATGTTAA
- the mobB gene encoding molybdopterin-guanine dinucleotide biosynthesis protein B, producing MRVYGITGWKNSGKTGLMERLVEEYCYRGLTVSTIKHAHHSFDVDQPGRDSYRHRAAGAQQVLLTSRNRYVLMHELRGADEPSLDELLSKLAPVDLVLIEGFKGAAHPKIEAVRAATNQPLLAPQNPTIKAVASDAPLSVQQPVFDLNDTAGIADFIVEEVGL from the coding sequence ATGCGGGTTTATGGAATCACCGGGTGGAAAAATTCGGGCAAAACAGGGCTGATGGAGCGCTTGGTCGAGGAATATTGCTACCGTGGTTTGACCGTCTCAACCATCAAACATGCCCATCACAGTTTTGACGTGGATCAACCGGGGCGCGACAGCTATCGCCATCGCGCGGCCGGCGCGCAGCAAGTCCTTTTGACATCCCGCAATCGCTACGTTTTGATGCATGAGTTGCGCGGGGCGGATGAGCCCAGCTTAGACGAGCTGCTGAGCAAGTTGGCGCCGGTTGATCTGGTTCTGATTGAAGGTTTCAAGGGCGCAGCGCATCCCAAAATAGAGGCGGTGCGCGCAGCAACAAACCAGCCGCTGCTGGCGCCGCAAAACCCAACGATCAAAGCCGTTGCCAGCGATGCGCCTTTATCGGTGCAGCAGCCGGTTTTTGATCTGAACGACACTGCGGGGATTGCGGATTTTATTGTGGAAGAGGTTGGATTGTGA
- the mobA gene encoding molybdenum cofactor guanylyltransferase MobA, with protein MIQAVGVILAGGQARRMGGGDKGRLLLEKKSLFQHVINRLAPQVDRIVLNANGNPDRFKDLSLPVIADNFGDHAGPLAGVLAGLDWAQQHGAHHIVTVAADTPFFPKGLVEALFHASQGQKHKLVLAASQHGQDEPKRHPTFGLWPVALAEDLRKELSGGLRKVVRWSDQHEGRIALFSAMPFDPFFNINTPQDLQKAADFMQYS; from the coding sequence ATGATCCAAGCGGTTGGAGTGATTTTGGCCGGCGGGCAAGCCCGTCGTATGGGAGGGGGCGATAAAGGCCGTTTGCTGCTCGAGAAGAAAAGTCTGTTTCAACATGTGATCAACCGGCTTGCTCCGCAGGTGGACCGTATCGTTTTGAATGCGAATGGGAATCCAGACCGGTTTAAGGATCTGTCGTTGCCGGTTATTGCGGATAATTTTGGCGATCATGCGGGGCCTTTGGCCGGAGTTTTGGCCGGGCTGGATTGGGCCCAACAGCATGGCGCGCATCATATCGTTACGGTGGCTGCCGACACGCCATTTTTCCCAAAGGGGTTGGTTGAAGCCTTGTTTCATGCCAGCCAAGGGCAAAAGCATAAGCTGGTTTTGGCCGCCTCGCAACATGGCCAAGACGAACCCAAGCGCCATCCCACTTTTGGGCTATGGCCCGTAGCTTTAGCGGAGGATTTGCGCAAAGAATTAAGCGGGGGATTGCGAAAAGTTGTGCGCTGGAGCGATCAGCATGAAGGTCGCATAGCGCTTTTTTCTGCCATGCCATTTGATCCGTTTTTCAACATCAATACGCCGCAAGATTTGCAAAAAGCGGCTGATTTTATGCAGTATAGCTAA
- a CDS encoding sulfurtransferase FdhD produces the protein MQLSVTKSQSEYLIAPQQGGSGLTRVVRGIDHLGAEQSLEVVEERPLTIFLNAQEIVTAMTIGDYPHYLALGFLRNQGMLLADDTVTDIAYDEDLETVVIRTARTTNYEEKLRKKTRTSGCAVGTVFGDMMETLQGIELASSTLHTSWLYTLSAKINRTPSLYLSAGAIHGTVLCHQDRPLVYMEDVGRHNAVDKIAGWMLSEAVKPDDKILYTTGRLTSEMVIKTAAMGIPVLASRSGFTAWGVELAQQVGLTLIGRLRGKRFICLSGAERLIWDADPEQVPEEPHAAKRKGGRS, from the coding sequence TTGCAATTGAGCGTCACGAAATCACAATCAGAGTATTTAATCGCCCCGCAGCAGGGCGGTAGCGGGCTCACCCGCGTGGTACGGGGCATTGATCATTTGGGAGCAGAGCAATCGCTTGAGGTTGTGGAAGAGCGGCCCTTAACCATCTTTTTGAATGCTCAGGAAATCGTGACGGCGATGACCATCGGCGATTATCCGCATTATTTGGCGTTGGGTTTTCTGCGCAATCAAGGCATGCTTTTGGCCGATGATACGGTCACTGACATCGCCTATGATGAGGATTTGGAAACTGTTGTAATACGCACTGCAAGGACCACGAATTATGAAGAAAAGTTGCGCAAGAAAACGCGTACCAGCGGCTGCGCGGTGGGCACTGTTTTTGGCGATATGATGGAAACGCTGCAGGGGATTGAGCTGGCAAGCTCAACCTTGCACACGTCGTGGCTTTATACGTTAAGCGCAAAAATAAACCGTACGCCCTCACTTTATCTATCGGCGGGCGCGATCCATGGCACTGTTTTATGCCATCAAGATAGACCGCTGGTGTATATGGAAGATGTGGGGCGTCATAATGCGGTGGATAAAATCGCCGGCTGGATGCTAAGCGAGGCGGTGAAACCGGATGATAAAATCTTATACACAACAGGGCGATTGACATCTGAGATGGTGATCAAAACAGCTGCAATGGGCATTCCCGTTTTAGCATCGCGATCTGGCTTTACGGCCTGGGGCGTTGAGCTTGCGCAGCAAGTTGGTTTGACGCTGATCGGGCGTTTGCGCGGCAAACGGTTTATATGTTTGTCTGGCGCCGAGCGTTTGATTTGGGACGCAGATCCAGAACAGGTTCCAGAAGAGCCTCATGCGGCCAAGCGCAAAGGCGGGCGATCATGA
- a CDS encoding branched-chain amino acid ABC transporter permease, translating into MAHAKNYFQLGLKQALPFIFIVGPFGLVFGTIASNAGLSVIEALSFSIFVMAGSAQLTALQLMLDGSPTLIVVLSALAVNLRMMMYSASLTPYLGEAPLKQRILAAYSTLDQSYALSLQQFETEPQMTLQARMRFFLGAAAPVIPTWYISTFAGAFLGKSFPADLPLDFAIPLTFIALFAPLLRSAAHISAALSATIAAVVFNDVPFNLGLIMAGFVGMSLGAATERHLLARPNRP; encoded by the coding sequence ATGGCCCATGCAAAAAATTATTTCCAATTGGGTCTTAAGCAAGCCCTGCCATTCATTTTCATCGTCGGACCTTTTGGCCTGGTATTTGGAACGATCGCCAGCAATGCCGGACTCAGCGTTATCGAGGCGTTAAGTTTTAGTATTTTCGTTATGGCAGGCTCTGCACAATTGACCGCGCTTCAATTGATGCTGGATGGCAGCCCAACGCTTATCGTTGTGCTTTCGGCCTTGGCGGTGAACCTGCGAATGATGATGTATTCTGCCTCGCTCACCCCCTATCTTGGCGAAGCACCTTTAAAACAGCGCATCCTAGCGGCCTATAGCACGTTAGATCAAAGCTATGCGCTGAGCCTTCAGCAATTTGAGACCGAACCCCAAATGACCTTGCAGGCGCGCATGCGCTTTTTCTTGGGCGCCGCTGCACCCGTTATCCCAACTTGGTATATTTCAACCTTTGCCGGAGCGTTTTTGGGGAAATCTTTTCCTGCTGATTTGCCGCTAGATTTTGCGATTCCCTTAACCTTCATTGCGCTTTTTGCCCCGTTATTGCGCAGCGCGGCGCATATTTCTGCTGCGCTCTCTGCCACGATCGCCGCTGTGGTTTTTAACGACGTGCCCTTCAATTTAGGGCTTATTATGGCAGGTTTTGTTGGAATGAGCCTGGGGGCTGCAACCGAGCGCCATCTGCTTGCGAGACCGAATCGGCCATGA
- a CDS encoding AzlD domain-containing protein, which yields MILSSSQIWTVIILLGFGSFALRFLFLGLIGDRRLPDWLKRHLRYTAVSIMPALVAPMLFISPASSEAIDPVRLVAAGATFAVAYFTKKVLASMLAGLFVLYILSFWG from the coding sequence ATGATTTTAAGCAGCTCTCAGATCTGGACGGTCATTATCTTGCTGGGCTTTGGCAGCTTTGCGCTGCGATTTCTATTTCTTGGTTTGATTGGGGATCGCAGATTGCCCGATTGGTTGAAGCGGCATCTGCGTTACACCGCGGTTTCCATCATGCCCGCCTTGGTGGCACCGATGCTTTTCATATCCCCTGCCTCAAGCGAAGCGATTGACCCAGTGCGGCTTGTGGCTGCCGGGGCAACTTTTGCTGTGGCGTATTTTACCAAGAAAGTTTTGGCATCGATGTTGGCAGGCCTTTTCGTGCTCTATATTCTATCTTTTTGGGGGTAG
- a CDS encoding aa3-type cytochrome c oxidase subunit IV — MSDHEHGSMDTSEQEKTFEGFLSFSTKTAIYCILALVVVALVNG; from the coding sequence ATGTCTGATCATGAACACGGTAGCATGGATACCAGCGAGCAAGAGAAAACCTTTGAAGGCTTTTTAAGCTTTTCAACCAAAACAGCAATTTATTGCATTCTGGCCCTTGTTGTTGTGGCTTTGGTAAACGGCTAA
- a CDS encoding MBL fold metallo-hydrolase: MANSLRALVTPWAEPPGLGDMLEVAPRVFWARMPLPMTLDHVNVYAIDDAKGWTIIDTGISSSKSRDIWKSLLAGPMGSKPIKRVIVTHHHPDHVGLAGWFQTEFGADLWMTRTAWLMARMLRLDPQERPSRETLRFWQRAGMPQDMFNRRAAERPFNFCDMVYPMPLGFRRLQDGAEIQAGGRRWRIHIGHGHAPEHATLWSQDDGLILAGDQIISSISSNLGVYATEPEADTVGDWLESCQRFKEIARADHMVLSGHKLPFIGLPTRLQQLIDNHHSALNRLRAYLIAPASAHEVLKPLFKRAIKTSEYGLALGEAVGHLNHLYQLGKVTRHLGPDGAYRFQTLEEQG; encoded by the coding sequence ATGGCCAACTCTTTGCGCGCGCTTGTCACGCCTTGGGCGGAGCCGCCCGGTTTGGGAGACATGTTGGAAGTGGCACCGCGGGTGTTTTGGGCGCGGATGCCGCTGCCAATGACATTGGATCACGTGAATGTTTACGCGATAGATGATGCTAAGGGTTGGACGATCATCGACACGGGCATCAGCTCATCAAAATCGCGCGATATATGGAAAAGTTTATTGGCAGGGCCGATGGGCTCAAAACCGATAAAGCGGGTGATCGTCACGCATCATCACCCAGATCATGTGGGCCTTGCCGGATGGTTTCAAACGGAATTTGGAGCCGATTTATGGATGACGCGAACGGCATGGTTGATGGCGCGGATGCTGCGGCTTGATCCTCAGGAACGGCCCTCGCGCGAAACACTGCGCTTCTGGCAACGGGCAGGGATGCCGCAGGATATGTTTAACAGACGGGCAGCTGAACGCCCGTTTAACTTTTGCGATATGGTGTATCCGATGCCTTTGGGGTTTCGGCGGCTTCAAGATGGGGCAGAGATACAGGCCGGGGGCCGCCGCTGGCGCATTCATATCGGCCATGGTCATGCACCCGAGCATGCCACCCTCTGGAGCCAAGATGACGGTTTGATTTTGGCAGGAGATCAAATTATTTCGTCGATCAGCTCGAATTTGGGGGTGTATGCCACAGAGCCAGAGGCAGATACGGTGGGCGATTGGCTCGAGAGCTGCCAGCGTTTTAAAGAAATCGCCCGCGCGGATCATATGGTATTGTCGGGGCATAAACTGCCTTTCATTGGCTTGCCGACGCGATTGCAGCAATTGATCGACAATCATCATTCGGCCTTAAACCGTTTGCGGGCCTATCTCATTGCGCCAGCCAGCGCCCATGAGGTGTTAAAGCCCTTGTTCAAGCGCGCGATAAAAACATCTGAATATGGGTTGGCCCTAGGAGAAGCGGTTGGGCATCTAAACCATCTTTATCAGCTGGGAAAAGTCACCCGCCACCTTGGGCCGGATGGAGCCTATAGATTTCAAACGCTTGAGGAGCAGGGCTGA
- a CDS encoding acyl-CoA dehydrogenase produces the protein MPYRAPLEEYRFLLDHVVDYAQIADADRFCEASSDVVEAVLSEAGRLCEEVLDPLQRNGDTDPARLENGIVRTSKGFAEGYQAIANGGWVSISASPEYGGMGLPLTVTTAVNEMMAGACLALQLNPLMTQGQIEALEHHASAQIKALYLPKLISGEWCGTMNLTEPQAGSDVGALRCQAKDNGDGTYAVTGQKIYISWGDNDFSKNVCHLVLARLPDGPSGTKGISLFLVPKFIPDAAGQPGVANSLKVISLEHKMGLHGSPTAVMQYEGARGWLIGKPHDGMRAMFTMMNNARLGVGGQGIGAAEGAYQKALSYAKERRQGRSMLENGSGTILDHADVRRMLLTMRSDIFAARAIALANAVALDMACASDDPAWAARAALLTPISKAFGTETGINVADLGVQVHGGMGFIEETGAAQFSRDVRVTAIYEGTNGIQSMDLVARKMMDGGRAAYALLDEIAAHAALANARLPDLAAPLATACEALRSSVDWLVEQPDLKDRFAGSVSFLKAFARVLGGHYHLKAALVTPDHGPNCKLARFYMNALLGEYIGLLQQAQQGAADLYAFSFEELTA, from the coding sequence ATGCCCTATCGTGCCCCGCTCGAAGAATACCGGTTTTTACTTGATCACGTGGTGGATTATGCGCAGATCGCTGACGCGGATCGCTTTTGCGAGGCCTCAAGCGATGTGGTTGAGGCGGTGTTGAGCGAGGCCGGCCGCTTATGCGAAGAGGTGCTTGATCCGTTGCAGCGCAACGGTGACACAGATCCAGCGCGGCTGGAAAATGGCATCGTGCGCACTTCTAAAGGCTTTGCAGAAGGCTATCAGGCGATCGCAAATGGTGGCTGGGTATCGATATCTGCGAGCCCTGAATATGGCGGAATGGGGCTGCCCCTCACGGTGACCACAGCGGTGAATGAAATGATGGCCGGCGCTTGTTTGGCTTTGCAGCTCAATCCGCTGATGACGCAGGGTCAGATCGAGGCGCTTGAACATCATGCCAGCGCGCAGATTAAAGCGCTTTATCTGCCCAAATTGATTTCAGGCGAATGGTGTGGAACCATGAATCTAACCGAGCCGCAAGCCGGGTCGGATGTGGGGGCTTTACGCTGTCAAGCCAAAGATAATGGCGATGGGACCTATGCAGTCACCGGGCAGAAAATTTATATTTCTTGGGGGGATAATGATTTTTCTAAAAACGTGTGCCATTTGGTTTTGGCGCGGCTGCCGGATGGGCCCAGCGGCACGAAAGGGATTTCATTATTTTTAGTGCCCAAGTTCATTCCGGATGCTGCTGGGCAGCCCGGAGTGGCCAATAGCCTTAAAGTGATCAGTTTGGAACATAAAATGGGTTTGCATGGCAGCCCTACGGCGGTGATGCAATATGAGGGGGCACGGGGGTGGTTGATTGGGAAACCGCATGATGGCATGCGCGCCATGTTCACGATGATGAACAACGCCCGTTTGGGCGTTGGCGGGCAAGGCATTGGCGCTGCTGAGGGGGCCTACCAAAAAGCGCTATCCTACGCCAAAGAGCGCCGTCAGGGGCGCAGCATGCTGGAAAACGGCAGCGGTACGATCTTAGATCATGCCGATGTGCGCAGAATGCTCTTGACCATGCGCAGTGATATTTTTGCAGCCAGAGCGATTGCACTGGCCAATGCGGTTGCCCTTGATATGGCCTGCGCGAGCGATGATCCCGCTTGGGCGGCGCGCGCGGCTTTGTTAACGCCGATCTCTAAGGCCTTTGGTACGGAAACCGGCATCAATGTAGCGGATCTTGGTGTTCAAGTGCATGGAGGAATGGGATTTATTGAAGAAACCGGGGCCGCTCAATTCAGCCGTGATGTGCGGGTGACCGCGATATACGAGGGCACCAATGGCATTCAGTCTATGGATCTTGTGGCGCGCAAAATGATGGATGGCGGCAGAGCCGCTTATGCGCTTTTGGATGAAATCGCGGCGCATGCTGCCTTGGCAAACGCGCGGTTGCCGGATTTGGCGGCGCCGCTGGCCACTGCCTGCGAAGCGCTGCGCAGCAGCGTTGATTGGCTCGTCGAGCAACCCGATTTAAAGGATCGTTTTGCGGGCTCGGTTTCCTTCTTGAAAGCGTTTGCCCGCGTTTTGGGGGGGCATTATCATCTGAAAGCTGCCTTGGTTACGCCAGATCACGGGCCCAATTGTAAATTGGCGCGGTTTTACATGAACGCGTTATTGGGTGAATATATTGGCCTTTTGCAGCAAGCGCAGCAAGGCGCTGCAGATCTTTATGCGTTCAGTTTTGAAGAACTGACGGCGTGA
- a CDS encoding threonylcarbamoyl-AMP synthase, whose protein sequence is MKSTQTELLPITPSAIARASQRLREGALVAFPTETVYGLGADASNKHAVANIFEAKGRPSFNPLIVHVSDITTAKRYAEWNAQAENLAQAFWPGPLTLVLPRLAAASLSSLVTAGAATVAIRVPAHPVAQRLLKQFDGAIAAPSANPSGQISPTRAAHVIEGLGNTVSAVLDGGPCDVGLESTIVGIENAGSTLRLLRPGGLTREDIEQHLGVALETYQTPGLISAPGQLASHYAPKARLRLNATDWTGDENRLGFGDVACDLNLSTSGNLTEAACNLFHCLHLLDSGPETIIAVSPIPEIGLGQAINDRLRRAAAPR, encoded by the coding sequence ATGAAATCCACGCAAACCGAATTACTGCCGATCACACCCTCGGCCATCGCGCGCGCCAGCCAAAGGCTACGCGAGGGCGCGCTGGTGGCCTTTCCCACCGAAACGGTTTATGGCTTGGGCGCTGATGCCAGCAACAAGCATGCAGTTGCTAATATTTTCGAAGCCAAGGGCCGCCCCAGCTTTAACCCTTTAATCGTGCATGTCAGCGATATCACCACTGCTAAACGCTATGCCGAGTGGAATGCGCAAGCTGAAAATCTTGCACAGGCTTTTTGGCCGGGGCCGCTGACTTTGGTTTTGCCGCGCCTTGCAGCCGCCTCTCTTTCATCTTTGGTCACGGCGGGCGCAGCAACGGTTGCCATTCGTGTGCCGGCCCATCCTGTGGCGCAACGTTTGCTAAAACAGTTTGACGGGGCCATTGCGGCCCCCTCTGCCAACCCCTCAGGACAGATCAGCCCCACCCGCGCCGCGCATGTGATTGAAGGGTTGGGGAACACAGTTTCTGCAGTTTTGGATGGGGGGCCCTGCGACGTTGGTTTGGAAAGCACGATTGTTGGGATTGAAAATGCAGGATCAACGCTGCGGTTGCTGCGCCCCGGCGGGCTGACGCGCGAAGACATTGAGCAGCATCTGGGCGTAGCTTTGGAAACCTATCAAACGCCTGGGCTAATTTCAGCGCCCGGGCAATTGGCCTCTCATTATGCGCCAAAAGCGCGCCTGCGCCTGAACGCAACGGATTGGACTGGCGATGAAAATCGGCTGGGGTTCGGCGATGTTGCCTGCGACTTGAATTTATCCACCAGCGGAAACTTGACCGAGGCGGCCTGCAATCTGTTTCATTGCTTACATCTCCTAGATTCAGGCCCTGAAACAATTATCGCTGTCTCGCCGATTCCCGAAATTGGCTTGGGGCAAGCGATTAATGATCGTTTGCGAAGAGCCGCCGCACCGCGATAA